The Amycolatopsis mongoliensis genome includes a window with the following:
- a CDS encoding bifunctional aldolase/short-chain dehydrogenase: protein MTVPEQLIARSNALGADPRNTNYAGGNTSAKGAVTDPVTGAPTEVLWVKGSGGDLGTLKESGLAVLRLDRLRSLVDVYPGVEREDEMVAAFDYCLHGRGGAAPSIDTAMHGLVEAPHVDHLHPDSGIALATAADGAALTKECFGDRVAWVDWRRPGFQLGLDIAAVKAANPQAIGVILGGHGITAWGATSEECERNSLAIIRTAEEFLASRGAAEPFGPVVPGFEALPEAERHARAAALAPVVRGLASTDQRQVGHYTDGDVVLEFLAREKLAPLAALGTSCPDHFLRTKVRPLVVDLPATAPLEDVVARLKELHGEYRDEYRAYYERHATPDSPAMRGADPAIVLVPGVGMFSFGKDKQTARVAGEFYVNAINVMRGAEAVSTYAPIPESEKFRIEYWALEEAKLQRMPKPKPLAGRIALVTGAASGIGKAIARRLAAEGACVAIADLNASAAAETAAEIGNADKAVAVTADVTDAAAVQAAIDATVLAFGGIDLVVNNAGLSISKPLLETTERDWDLQHDVMAKGSFLVARAAAKAMIDQGIGGDVVYISSKNSVFAGPNNVAYGAAKADQAHQVRLLAAELGGHGIRVNGVNPDGVVQGSGIFAGGWGAQRAAVYGVEESKLGEFYAQRTILKREVLPEHVAAAVFALTGGDLTHTTGLHVPVDAGVAAAFLR from the coding sequence ATGACCGTGCCGGAGCAGCTCATCGCGCGCAGCAACGCGCTCGGGGCCGACCCGCGCAACACCAACTACGCCGGCGGCAACACCTCCGCCAAGGGCGCAGTCACCGACCCGGTGACCGGCGCGCCGACGGAGGTGCTGTGGGTCAAGGGATCCGGCGGCGACCTCGGGACCCTCAAGGAGTCCGGGCTCGCGGTGCTGCGGCTGGACCGGCTGCGGTCGCTGGTGGACGTCTACCCGGGCGTCGAGCGCGAGGACGAGATGGTCGCCGCGTTCGACTACTGCCTGCACGGCCGGGGCGGGGCGGCGCCGTCGATCGACACCGCGATGCATGGCCTCGTCGAGGCGCCGCACGTCGACCACCTGCACCCGGACTCCGGCATCGCGCTGGCCACCGCGGCCGACGGCGCCGCGCTGACGAAGGAGTGCTTCGGCGACCGCGTCGCGTGGGTGGACTGGCGGCGGCCCGGGTTCCAGCTGGGTCTGGACATCGCGGCGGTCAAGGCGGCCAACCCGCAGGCCATCGGCGTCATCCTGGGCGGGCACGGCATCACGGCGTGGGGCGCGACTTCGGAAGAGTGCGAGCGGAACTCCCTCGCGATCATCCGGACGGCCGAGGAGTTCCTTGCTTCACGGGGTGCCGCGGAGCCGTTCGGGCCGGTCGTCCCGGGCTTCGAAGCGCTGCCGGAAGCCGAGCGGCACGCGCGCGCCGCGGCACTGGCGCCGGTGGTCCGCGGGCTGGCCTCGACCGACCAGCGGCAGGTCGGGCACTACACCGACGGCGACGTCGTGCTGGAGTTCCTGGCCCGCGAGAAGCTCGCGCCGCTCGCCGCGCTGGGCACGTCCTGCCCGGACCACTTCCTCCGCACCAAGGTCCGGCCCCTGGTGGTGGACCTCCCGGCGACCGCACCGCTGGAGGACGTCGTCGCGCGGCTGAAGGAGCTGCACGGCGAGTACCGCGACGAATACCGCGCCTACTACGAGCGGCACGCGACGCCGGACTCGCCCGCCATGCGCGGCGCCGACCCGGCGATCGTGCTGGTGCCGGGGGTCGGGATGTTCTCCTTCGGCAAGGACAAGCAGACCGCGCGGGTGGCGGGCGAGTTCTACGTCAACGCGATCAACGTCATGCGCGGGGCCGAAGCCGTGTCCACGTACGCGCCGATCCCCGAGAGCGAGAAGTTCCGGATCGAGTACTGGGCGCTCGAAGAGGCGAAGCTGCAGCGGATGCCGAAGCCCAAGCCCCTCGCCGGGCGGATCGCCCTGGTGACCGGGGCGGCGTCGGGCATCGGCAAGGCGATCGCCCGGCGGCTCGCCGCCGAGGGGGCCTGCGTCGCCATCGCCGACCTGAACGCCTCGGCCGCGGCGGAGACGGCGGCGGAGATCGGGAACGCGGACAAGGCCGTCGCGGTCACCGCGGACGTCACCGACGCGGCCGCAGTCCAGGCCGCGATCGACGCGACCGTGCTCGCCTTCGGCGGGATCGACCTGGTCGTCAACAACGCCGGGCTGTCCATCTCGAAGCCGCTGCTGGAGACCACCGAACGCGACTGGGACCTCCAGCACGACGTGATGGCCAAGGGCTCGTTCCTGGTCGCGCGGGCGGCCGCGAAGGCCATGATCGACCAGGGCATCGGCGGCGACGTCGTGTACATCTCGTCGAAGAACTCGGTGTTCGCCGGCCCGAACAACGTCGCGTACGGCGCGGCGAAGGCCGACCAGGCGCACCAGGTCCGGCTGCTGGCCGCCGAGCTCGGCGGGCACGGCATCCGCGTCAACGGCGTCAACCCGGACGGTGTCGTCCAGGGCTCCGGCATCTTCGCCGGCGGCTGGGGTGCCCAGCGCGCCGCGGTGTACGGAGTCGAGGAGTCGAAGCTCGGCGAGTTCTACGCCCAGCGGACCATCCTCAAGCGCGAGGTGCTGCCCGAGCACGTCGCGGCCGCGGTGTTCGCCCTCACCGGCGGCGACCTCACCCACACCACCGGCCTGCACGTGCCGGTGGACGCCGGGGTGGCCGCCGCGTTCCTGCGCTGA
- a CDS encoding L-fucose/L-arabinose isomerase family protein, whose protein sequence is MTLDRITPRRTRVGLVAGGLGAYWPQFPALLPQLEASARRVAERLSGMDCEVVDAGFVSDAQEGAAAAEKLRVAGCDLIVGFLTTYLTSSMLAPVAQRSGAPVLLLNLQPTEAMDHESFDTGAWLAYCGACPLPEMANAFRRVGVEFRSVSGYLEDERAWTRIERWIKAAGVRAALRHGRHGLLGHLYPGMMDVSTDPTLVSGQLGGHVEILEIDDLRVRVEKVTDDETAARVALAREVFTVDESVVDEDFAWGARVSVALDRLVEDFSLDSLAYYHRGLDGETHERVGAGFILGASLLTARGIPAVGEYELRTSLAMLVMDRLGAGGSFTELQALNFRDDVVEMGHDGPAHLGISARKPLLRGLGVYHGKRGWGVSVEFDVKHGPVTLCGLGQRRDGTFSLIASEGTVVPGPLLRIGNTTSRVDFGCDPGEWTDAWSASGIAHHWALGTGHRVAELSAVADLLGLELTVVNP, encoded by the coding sequence ATGACCTTGGACCGGATCACCCCGCGCCGCACCCGCGTCGGGCTCGTCGCGGGCGGGCTCGGCGCGTACTGGCCGCAGTTCCCGGCCCTGCTGCCCCAACTGGAGGCCTCCGCGCGGCGGGTCGCCGAACGACTGTCCGGGATGGACTGCGAGGTCGTCGACGCCGGGTTCGTCTCCGACGCACAGGAGGGCGCCGCCGCGGCGGAGAAGCTCCGGGTGGCGGGGTGCGACCTGATCGTCGGGTTCCTCACGACGTACCTGACCTCCAGCATGCTGGCGCCGGTCGCGCAGCGCTCGGGCGCGCCGGTGCTGCTGCTGAACCTGCAGCCGACCGAGGCGATGGACCACGAGTCCTTCGACACCGGCGCGTGGCTGGCCTACTGCGGCGCCTGCCCGCTGCCGGAGATGGCCAACGCGTTCCGCCGCGTGGGCGTCGAGTTCCGCTCGGTGTCCGGCTACCTCGAGGACGAGCGCGCCTGGACGCGCATCGAGCGCTGGATCAAGGCGGCCGGCGTGCGGGCCGCGCTGCGGCACGGGCGGCACGGCCTGCTCGGGCACCTCTACCCGGGCATGATGGACGTCTCCACCGACCCGACCCTGGTGTCCGGGCAGCTCGGTGGGCACGTCGAAATCCTGGAGATCGACGACCTGCGGGTGCGCGTGGAGAAGGTCACCGACGACGAGACCGCCGCGCGCGTGGCGCTGGCTCGTGAAGTGTTCACTGTGGACGAATCCGTAGTGGACGAAGACTTCGCCTGGGGTGCGCGGGTTTCGGTGGCGCTCGACCGGCTCGTCGAGGACTTCTCGCTCGACTCCCTGGCCTACTACCACCGCGGCCTGGACGGCGAGACGCACGAACGCGTCGGCGCCGGGTTCATCCTCGGCGCGTCCCTGCTCACCGCGCGCGGCATCCCGGCCGTCGGCGAGTACGAGCTGCGGACGTCCCTGGCCATGCTGGTCATGGACCGCCTCGGCGCGGGTGGCTCGTTCACCGAGCTGCAGGCGCTGAACTTCCGCGACGACGTCGTCGAGATGGGCCACGACGGCCCGGCGCACCTCGGCATCAGCGCCCGCAAGCCGCTGCTGCGCGGGCTCGGCGTCTACCACGGGAAGCGCGGCTGGGGCGTATCGGTGGAGTTCGACGTCAAGCACGGGCCGGTGACGCTGTGCGGGCTCGGGCAGCGGCGGGACGGGACCTTCTCGCTCATCGCGTCCGAAGGCACGGTCGTGCCCGGGCCGCTGCTGCGGATCGGCAACACGACCTCCCGCGTCGACTTCGGGTGCGACCCGGGGGAGTGGACCGATGCGTGGTCGGCCAGCGGCATCGCGCACCACTGGGCGCTCGGCACCGGCCACCGGGTCGCCGAGCTGAGCGCCGTCGCGGACCTGCTCGGGCTGGAGCTGACCGTGGTGAACCCGTGA
- a CDS encoding rhamnulokinase — MAAVDLGASSGRVMAGSVGASLLSVEEVRRFPNGGVRAGPVLYWDVLGLYREALAGIREAGAVSGVGIDSWAVDYGLLDERGALLGNPVHYRDPRTDGVPAQVAAKVSDRELYDVTGLQQLPFNTLYQLVSEGDRLDAARTMLLIPDLLNYWLTGSIGAERTNASTTQLYDVRARTWASSLAAQVGIPPRLLPPLRDAGTVVGTASELSGVPVVAVGSHDTASAVVAVPAEPGTNFAYISSGTWSLAGLELPEPELGDAALAANFTNEGGVDGTIRFLRNVMGLWVLSETLRTWSTSDLPGLLRAAAASPGLAAVVDIDAPEFLPPGDMPARLAAACTATGQRLPSERGAVVRCILDSLALAYRRTLRSAASITGRTIDVVHIVGGGARNELLCRLTADACGVPVLAGPVEAAALGNVLVQARALGEDLPDLAAMRALVRETQEVRRYEPSGHGDWAAAEARLAH; from the coding sequence GTGGCGGCCGTCGACCTCGGCGCGTCCAGCGGGCGGGTGATGGCCGGGAGCGTCGGGGCGTCGCTGCTGAGCGTCGAGGAGGTGCGGCGCTTCCCGAACGGCGGGGTCCGCGCGGGGCCGGTGCTGTACTGGGACGTCCTGGGCCTCTACCGCGAAGCCCTCGCCGGGATCCGGGAAGCGGGTGCGGTGTCCGGGGTCGGGATCGACTCCTGGGCCGTCGACTACGGGCTCCTGGACGAGCGGGGAGCGCTGCTCGGCAACCCCGTCCACTACCGCGACCCGCGCACGGACGGCGTACCGGCCCAGGTCGCGGCCAAGGTCTCGGACCGGGAGCTCTACGACGTCACCGGGTTGCAGCAGCTGCCGTTCAACACGCTGTACCAGCTGGTCTCCGAAGGCGACCGGCTCGACGCGGCCCGGACGATGCTGCTCATCCCGGACCTGCTGAACTACTGGCTCACGGGCTCGATCGGGGCCGAGCGGACGAACGCGTCGACCACGCAGCTCTACGACGTCCGGGCACGGACGTGGGCTTCTTCGCTGGCGGCCCAGGTCGGGATCCCGCCGCGGCTGCTGCCGCCGTTGCGCGACGCCGGGACGGTGGTGGGCACGGCTTCCGAGCTGTCCGGGGTGCCGGTGGTGGCGGTCGGTTCGCACGACACGGCATCGGCGGTGGTCGCGGTGCCGGCCGAGCCGGGGACGAACTTCGCGTACATCTCGTCGGGCACGTGGTCGCTGGCCGGGCTGGAGCTTCCCGAACCCGAACTCGGCGACGCGGCCCTGGCGGCGAACTTCACCAACGAAGGCGGCGTCGACGGCACGATCCGGTTCCTGCGCAACGTGATGGGCCTGTGGGTGCTGTCGGAGACGCTGCGGACGTGGTCCACTTCGGACCTTCCCGGCCTGCTCCGCGCGGCGGCGGCGTCGCCCGGGCTGGCGGCGGTCGTGGACATCGACGCACCCGAGTTCCTGCCGCCGGGGGACATGCCGGCCCGGCTTGCGGCCGCCTGCACGGCGACCGGCCAGCGGCTGCCGTCGGAGCGGGGCGCGGTGGTCCGGTGCATCCTGGACAGCCTGGCGCTGGCCTACCGACGCACGCTGCGATCGGCGGCTTCGATCACGGGCCGCACGATCGACGTGGTCCACATCGTCGGCGGCGGGGCGCGGAACGAGCTGCTGTGCCGGCTGACGGCGGACGCTTGTGGCGTGCCGGTGCTGGCGGGCCCGGTCGAGGCAGCGGCGCTGGGGAACGTGCTGGTCCAGGCCCGGGCGCTGGGGGAGGACCTCCCGGATCTGGCGGCGATGCGGGCGCTGGTGCGGGAGACGCAGGAGGTCCGCCGCTACGAGCCCTCGGGCCACGGCGACTGGGCGGCGGCCGAGGCGCGGCTGGCCCACTGA